The window TTGTGGTCAGAGAATATGCAGAATGTAAGCTTGCAAGGCTCAAATTCCATAAGGCAAGTAAAATGAAATAGCACTTTTAAAAAATCCTGGGGTTTAGGCTGTTCTTGATGACTCTGATGCCTGTGGGCTTGGCAGCACTGGCAATGGAGACTCTGAGTTCCGTgccaaggtttttttttccaacataATACTTGCTGACCTACATTCATGAGTGTTTCTTAATCTGTCTGTTAAAATAACACACCCATTAATTTGCTGAAGTCTTGTGGTGCAAGTTGCAAGATGGAAGATAAAAGAAATTCTGGCCTCAGAAAATATTTTCCTCAAACAAGGTGGAAATATTAATTGAAATAATTAAGGTTGGAACGTGTTCGTTTTGTAATGTGTTCATCCACTGGTGGCACGTCTGGTGAGTTTATTTCATTGTAGAATTCATTAGCAGAAAAACACAAAATATCTGAGCCAGGTTATTTTAGAATCAGGCATTTGTGTTATCTTCCTTTTAACATCTGTTCAGCCTTTCTGCTGATGTGCAGCGCTCTTCCATCTGCTTTTCAGCCCTCAGTTTAGATTGTCATTTAAAATTATGAGCAGCTTTTCAAATGTCAGGAGTCCTTACATGTATCTGAAGTGTATCTGAGTGAGGTAAGAATGTGTCTCTTGTGGTGCTGCCACAAGAGATGCCCTGCTCATCCCTGCAGCACAAGAGATGGAAGATGCAAAGCCAAGATGAGCTGTGCACAACCTTTCTGCCAAGAGcagtggtgtggtgtggtgtgtaTTTATTGGATCCATTATCACCCAAATAGTTCTTGTTGCCAGAGTCACTTCAGTAAGGCCTTTTCCTTTTTGACATCCCATGTCACATCAAAATTAGCAAGGTACACCCTGTATTCTGTCTGTGTTTGCACTGGAAATATGAATTATTTTTCAAAGAATTATGATTAAACTGTTGGTTCACTTAATAACTATTAACACAAGATTATTTTTAGAATAAGCTCATTTTTTGTGTGATTGTTGGTATAGAAATTGTATCAATCTTGCTTATGAAGTGTTCCTTTTTTTTAGACACCCTTTCACCAGCATCCAGTCCTTCATCCATTAATTTTGCCACAGCTCCAGGTAGCATAGATGAATCATCCAGTGGAGCACTAAACATTGAATGTAGAATTTGTGGGGATAAAGCCTCAGGCTACCATTATGGAGTACATGCTTGTGAAGGTTGTAAGGTACAGTCATCATTTTCTTCTTAAGAACCTAAATCATGTTACTTTATTTATGTTTATATGAAGATAAACATTTGATATATAAATGTTTCATTACTATATCTCTAGCCATTACAATTCCTGTCTGTGGTCTTTTTTTCTGAATTAAGTCATGCAGATACCATAACTCAGACCTTCATCAGGCAGGAGCAATTCACAGTGCTAATTTTAATACTGCTTTTCTGTGTTTAGTTAGTGAAATACTAAAACAAAACACTAaactgtgacaaaaaaaaaatcaaaaccttcTTGCTCCACTACCATTTTGTGTTGGGAGTATGGCTAGGAGGAGTACAACACATTCCTGTTATAAAACCAACAAATCCCGAGTTTCTCACCTCCACCACATGCTGCCTGAATCCCTGAGTCTTGTACTTCTTGTAGTTTTGGGGCCAGGGCATGTCTCTAGCACAAATTACTCTTATCATTAATGCATAATTCTTGAGATGATATGACCCATGAATTATaagattcttttctttttcctttaatgtTTTAGATTTCCATCTTTTTCCTAAATTAGAAGGTAACATGAGAGAAATAACAGTATTTGTGTACAGCTTTCTTTCATGCATCATGTCAGTATGATAATTTGAATGTAAATCTTATGGAATAATGCAGAATATCTATTAGAGATGGGCAACCAGATCCTAGCCAGGTGTGTCCCACAGCCTAAATGACATGTTGCTGTGTGATGTGACACAAAATGTTGAGATGGCTCTGGATTTGCTGTCCTTGTGTGTGAGCAACCTTGCATTGCAGACTGGAGACAtcctggaaagagcagtggaggtaGAGGCTGTTCTACAAtaaatggtaaaagaaaaaaaaagaactttacCTGTATGATTGAAGCTTAGTAATCAGCACTCATTAATATTACATATTGTTTTTTTCAAACTTTTTATAGGGCTTTTTTAGAAGAACGATTCGTTTAAAACTCATCTATGATAAATGTGATCGCAACtgcaaaattcagaaaaaaaatcgtAACAAGTGCCAATATTGTCGTTTTCAAAAGTGCCTTTCAGTTGGAATGTCACATAATGGTAGGTAAGAGTGCCCTTCATTTGTTTGTTCCTACCCAGAGTCTGCTGCTGGAGGCAGGCACTTGGATAGCATTTTTCCTCACACACATGAATTGAACCTCGGATTTTTTACGGGATAGGTCGCTGTGGGGGTGCCAGTTTCATGTGGTTGATACAGAGCTGCCAAATGTGCTGTTATGAGCTTTACACAGTTGTACTACATCTCATTTTGTCCATATGAATGTTCATTTATTTGCTTTCCTCACCCCAGGACTTTGGCACCAGTACTGCCATTGAAACAAATTTCAATCCTGGAATAATTCTGATTAAGAGTTTTGTAGAAGAGTAGGAGGAGAACAACTGCTTTCATTGTGAGGGGGAGTGATGTAGGATAGAAATCTGTAGGAAAGCAGCCTTCATTATTTTTCAGGTTACAGTGCAACAACTCTTGGGCAGATGGTTCAGAAAGTGGGGAGGGAGGGCAAAGGTCTATGCTGACTGTGCAAAAGGAATCTGGTAGGTTGTTTGTTAAACAGAATGGTTTAAAATTCAGAGCATTTAGATATCCAGTTTAAAAGTTATATTGTTGTTTGTGCTAGTGATTTAAGATAAGAGTGGCAAGCTTGTGGCTTACAGACCAATTTCAGCCCACAAGGCAGTTCTCTGTGCAGGACAGAGCTTGCTGAGCAGCACCAGTGAAGAGGGAGAGGCCTAGCCATGAGAAAGCACATCTCACCTGGCCAGATGACAGTGGTTTTCCCTGCTTGGCTCTGATATTGTCCAGGCTGAACCTGGGGGAAGGTGCAAGGTGAAAGTAGGTAAAAACACTGGGATAGGTGAAAAGCTGTGGGTTAGGACACAAATTTCCTAAGGAAACTATGCAGTTGGGATGGGAACATGACTGGGGAAGCTGCTTGTGACATTGTAGTCTAGAGTCCCAGCAGGAGGCATTGGCAGAGTTTACCctctggttctgctgaagcctagCTCTCTTGTAGTGAGCCTTGACTGAGATTGAGGTGCATTGGAAGAGGGTTGGTAGTGTCTGCAAGACTGGGCATAACCATCCTCAAAAAGTGTACTGGGCAACAAAGTGACGTCTCAGGCTGGGAGCTGAGCAGGGAGCAGTGCTGGTTGGCAGGAACTGACATCCATGTGAAGCTGTTTCATCCTACTAAAAACACTGTGGCCACCTTGTGCTCCGTTTGAAGGGAATAGCCACAGTTTTATTGCAGCAAACATGTGGGAAAGGGAATGACTGCTGACTTGCTGGCAATACTTCTCAGGAAAAGCACTACAACTGAATTTACACCCATGTGTAAGGTCTTAAAACTGTAAGTTTTAGTTTAGAGCAGGTATTGTTCCACTTTTTCAACATGTTGGTGTGACCACCTTAAGGGGAAGGAAGCACCTAAGCCAGATTCCAAACAGGCTTTCCTTGTTGGGCTTCCATTGAATCCACAGCTGTATTTCAGATCATGCCTAGAGTCACCTCCTTATGTCATGAGAAGATCCCTGGGCACCTTGAAGGGCTGATGGTGTTCATGCCTTGAATTGGTCAGTGTAAGCAGTGACGTCCTGTCCTCACTGCTTGGAGGCTGAAATGCAGTACAAGCAACTCACTGTATGAGCCATCTCAAACCCTTGCACACCTCCCAAGGGTCAAATGGGGCTGCCTTAGCTTGAAACTGAAACTGAAGAAGTGCCCATAAATGGCAAGACCACTTGCCCAAAAACCAGGAGACCTCCATACCCAGAGGTGTTTCAGCCTTGCATCTTCTGCCTCTGAGAAGAATATCCCAATGACTGGATTGGATATTCAGATTGTTCTCCTCTCCAGTCCTGAAGGGTTAGTCTGTTGGGAAAGCAGTATGGGGTGTGGAAGGCAGAGGAGACTTTGTTGCCTTTGAGCTGTAAATGCAGGTCTTTGGGGTTCCCACTGGCAGTACAGATGTGTTGAGTGAAGAACTGGATGCCCCTGCAGGTTCTGAGCCAGCAGTGGGATTCAGGCTCCATTGCAGCTCTCCAGCTCATGTGTGTGCTTTCTGCCAAGCTCCTGTCACGAGTTTATGTAGTGTTTTAAGAGCTCCCAAGGTGGACTTTGAGTTTCACACTGGGAGTTGTAGAACTCAgtaaggagaaaacaaaatacaagtATATTTAGGTAatgcagaagggaaaaggaatgtgTTCTAGCCCACTGCAGATAGCACTTTGTGTTCTGAAACACCTGATTTCCTTCAGTTTAGCATATTAGTCACTGACTGTGTTGGGAAGGGAGTGATGTCTTCACCTCTTCACCTCTACCTGTTTTTCTAGACAGAAAAATCTTACTGCTCTGATCAGCAATGGTAAAAGGCTTAAGTTCTTGTATAATTTGTGCTTGTTTTACAATTATATCTTCCCATCAGCAATACGTTTTGGACGAATGCCGAGGTCTGAGAAGGCCAAGCTCAAAGCAGAAATTCTGACAGGTGAAAATTATGTAGAAGATTCAGAAATGGCAGATCTCAAATCACTTGCCAAAAGAATTCATGATGCCTACCTGAAAAACTTCAATATGAACAAGGTTAAAGCTAGGATCATCCTTGCAGGGAAAACCAATAACAATCCAGTAAGTACTTTTTCTGTTACTTTAAAATAAAACTGACAGGTGTATAAAGTGATTGTAATAAATTGCTAGACACTTTAGCAAATCTTTTAGAAAATAAATATCATGGTAATACAGAATGAAATATTCAAAGGAAATATCTGTAGTAAATATGGTTGCTTTTAACCACTATCAGAATAATAAGAAACTATAGGAAAATCAGGTGATTTCCTTGTAAATGAAACTCATAACCCTAAATTATTGTTCTTAATAAAAAATGAATATCTGAATGTGAATACCTCTTGATATGTTCAAGAGGTTCAAAATTATTTTCCTATTATGACAgtgaaaaaaatgcatttttctgtcaCAAATGCCAGGATAAGTACTATTAGCTTGTAGCGTGTACAGGTGCTCTGCATGACTTTTCCTTTAATCAGAATAATATTTATagcaggaggggaaagaaaactTGAGTTTGTAATTTTTTGTTCACAGTGCTGGCCATTTCCTCACCCAGCCTTCCTGGTCTTTTCTGTAGGGGTCCTTTGAAAGGCAGAAGCAAGCAAGGTTGTGAAGACACATTTGCTGTAGAAGTTATTTTTCTTTCAGGGTAATTTAGCCAAGGTCTACCTAATTTGATCAACTGCTTTTTTTTAGTAGCGCATGGGAGAGTATAATCAATGTAAGGACTTGCTTGTTTCACTTTATGCATATTTATTAAAGCTCTGCTGTGATCTATGTTACTTTTATGTAAAAGGTAATTATCTTATATTATCAGTAACTTCAGTTTCAGTAAAAATGTGCAGGGAAGAAACTTTACATATGCCATAATGAAAACCATGTAAGTGTGGGGATGAGTGTTATCAAAATGGTAAGCAAGCTGTCTTCTGCATTATGGAATTTGGCATATAATAGTCTCGTCTAGTCTAGCCTACAGCTTTCTGCATTAGCAGAGAGACACATGAATTATCCCAGCCTTTTTCATTGCACTGAGAGGTGTGTAAAATGAGGCACAGGCTTAAACATTTTAGGGGTACAGGCTGACATGAGCCTACAGTAAATACCACCTTTAGCTTCTCAGTGAGTGGGCTTCTGCAGAAAATTAGTTTTGTGCTTCTTACCCTGTATCAGAACCATAAGCCACAGCTTGTGTCACACATGCAGGGATGGATCCTAGAGCACCTAATCCAGGTTCTTGTATTTGAATGTGTCCCACAGCCAAGGGACTGACCAGCCAAAAGTAACCAGCACGTGTATGCCTGGCTGAATATGCACAGAAAAATCAATGAAGAATCAGCCCTAGGATGTTGCAAACAGGCTGCTGTCAATTTTTTCCATATGCAGGGAAGAGCAAAGGGGTTTTAGACTATTTCATACtctcttaagaaaaaaaaaaattctttttcttttgatttttcagcagaaaagcaaatgttaaaataaggtgggtttttttgttgttagcAACCCACCTGTTTCAGAACTGTGTATTAACAGCTAATTTCAGCGAATCCTAATTTTTGGCACCACTACAATTAATTTCAGAATGAATGAGCATTTTTCATGATGACAAGGTGTCATTTTTTAATTTAGCTCCCAAGTCCTTAGCCATGCCTCTTTTCTGCATCTTgaaatgataattttttttttaagtgtataAGATAGCGTACATATTTTAAAGGTTTAGAGATGTGTTGTGTTTCTTGCTTTGCCACTTTCCACTCGTATCCACCTTCCCATGGAAAGTTCTGCTCTGTGTAACTGTGCTGGAGTGAGATGGAATGTCCAGTAGccataaacattttaaaatggaaaacCATAGGAACCTGACCTGTTGGACAGTTTTCTGAAGGAAACAAGTGAATCCTCTGAGTTCCTGACAGAACCCATGTGTTCCCCATGCTGTTTAATCTGAGCTGAGCAAAGCAGCACAAGGAAGGTGCTTGGTGTGTGTGGAACTGAGTTTCTGTTCAAGGTCAGTTGCTGTGAGTTTGCTAGGCTGGGAAGCAactggggtttgttgtttttctttagtGGATTGCACTTCATTTTGGTTGTTGCCCTGCAGATATATATCAAAATCTTTTTGAGTTCTGATTGTTCATAAGAAAGTCTGAATGCTGCTTTTGATAATGATGTTTTAAGAGAGTGGCTCATCTGTTTGTAAAGCACGAACCTTTCAAAACAAATGGGATTATGGGATTTTGTGCTTTGCATTCTAGTAGGATTCTCTGTTTGGAGATGATTCAGCACCAACTGCAGCTAGAAAGTTGGGACAATTGAGACATTGTCTATGAGAATCTGATAATAAAACACAAGAGAAGTGCAGGGTTTACATTCTTAAGCAAATATGCTGCCCTGTATTGAAATTACTGCCTGTAATTTCCCCCTAGGGGACTTCAGGAAAGCATCATGATGTGCATCAAGTGTAGTTAGTTTAGGAATCAATAGGAGTGTAGGCAGAATAACCTGGACTTCTGGAGAAGGTAATCCAAGTCTTTTGTGAACCCTCTGGGACTGGCTCTGAGATGGATTTGTGCATCCCAAGCACAGGAGTGCTGGAGCTTCACTGTAACTATTACATGAAACTAAATTAAACATATGCCATACATCTTTACATCTGACTATTTGCATTGCTGCTTGCAGGGCTGACTTGTTAGGTATTGCAGTTTGTCATACACTGTCTTGATGACAAAGTGATAGTTGAGGACTGAATAGCATGGAAGTTAAAGTTTAGCAAAATTCTTATTTTTTAGCTAGAGAATGATTAATAACCATTATTTAGTGACTGAACTAGTGGTTTTTTCTCTGTAGCCATTTGTTATACATGATATGGATACCTTATGTATGGCAGAGAAGACCCTGGTGGCAAAGCTGGTGGCCAATGGGATTCAGAACAAGGAAGCAGAGGTTCGAATCTTCCACTGCTGCCAGTGCACGTCTGTGGAGACTGTCACAGAGCTCACAGAATTTGCCAAATCCATCCCTGGCTTCTCCAGCCTGGACCTGAATGATCAGGTGACACTGCTGAAGTATGGGGTGTATGAAGCCATATTTGCCATGTTGGCCTCTGTGATGAACAAGGACGGGATGCTGGTGGCTTATGGGAATGGATTTATAACCCGGGAGTTCCTGAAAAGCCTGAGAAAGCCATTCTGTGATATAATGGAGCCAAAATTTGATTTTGCAATGAAATTCAATGCACTGGATTTGGATGATAGCGATATTTCCCTTTTTGTTGCTGCCATTATTTGCTGTGGAGGTAAGCATGACCCATTTGTTCTCTAAGGTAGTAAATTTTAATACTTCCCTCTCGTGAATTAAAAATTTTAATGGAAAAGCTTCTGTCCTCTGGAAGATTCAGTTCTACCACTAACTACACTTTGAGGAATCATTATAAAATTATGACATGTATTCTTTTGCTTGTTTTGAGAACAGATCGTCCTGGTCTTGTAAATGTAGGACACATTGAAAAAATGCAGGAGAGCATTGTGCATGTACTGAAACTTCACTTGCAAAACAACCATCCTGATGACACCTTCCTCTTCCCAAAACTTCTCCAAAAAATGGCTGACCTCCGACAGCTGGTCACAGAGCATGCTCAGCTTGTTCAGATAATCAAGAAGACTGAATCTGATGCACATTTACACCCTTTACTACAGGAAATCTACAGGGATATGTATTAAGGACTTTTAGTATTTTTTTCCACAATATTTAAAGACAGAGAAATACAGATGGGAGCAAAACTACTTGTACAGTTATGGGCTGTTCACTCAGCCCAGAGCAGGAAAAATCTAAAACTGGGGAACTGGAGTGTTACACTTCTTTTGGTTTGGGATCTTTTGTCTTCTTTTGAAAAAGTGCTGCAGAAAAATACTGGTCAGAGTGCTCAATGAAGTGTCTTACAATGGTTCTTTTATTTGGAAATTTGAAGATTGGTAAGGAATACATATTTGTATAATAAATCAGAATGTTAAGTAACAGAAATGAACAAAATTGTATTTCCTCTTGGCTTAGTCATTTTAGTATTAATGTAACAAATTCAGCACCTTCCTTCCAGGTATCTGCACAATCAGAAAGACAATGCACTTTTGCCTAATGGTAACTACTGAGAACCAGCTAACACTTTTTCTTAAAGCATTCAGTCTAGGTGTAGCAAATGGCTAGATATTACTGTCCATACACTTCTAAAAATTTGGAAAGATCTTTCATCCATTGTTGCTTTAATTCCATGAAATGATGTACAGCTTCATCTACTGTTATGTTGGCATACTTAGGGTGAGCAGGTTTAAAAGAGTTCTCTTATGAAATAAACAAAATCCAAAGAGTCATCTAAAAGACAGCAGAGATGCTCCAACAGGTGTGTCTTGAAGAGTAAACAAGATAAACTGATGGGACCTTTTTGTTTCAAAAGTCTGTTAAGGAAATGTGAAAATATCACTGATGAAAAAGAGATTGTATACCCTGTATTTTTGTACAACTTGTAATAGCTCAGGATACAGTTTTGACATAAAAATACTATTTTGAATTAGCAAGAGTTTTGGAGAGACTGAGAAATCTGATCCTAccctaggaaaaaaaagaattttaactTTTCATCAAGGATACTGCACTCTGCTGCAGTGATAATGACTCCAAAGGAATGATTGGATAGGAAAGGCACTGGCTTCCTCTAAGTGTCTTGGCAGTATAATTGTTTGGAGCTGTTTGCTTTTCTGATGAATGCACTGCTTCATTTTTTACCCACTTGGATatatttctattccttctttGGCCTCATGGATAGAAGTATTTGGTAGTTGTTTTCACCAGATTTTGTCCTTGTGGATAAGGTGACGGTAACACCAAGAGCAGTGTTTGTAGGTGTCAGACTGTGTCATAGGGTGGAAGGCAGCACAGCTGAGAGTAAGTTTATTGTGTTCCTAGGAGTAAACTGATTTTTTTGCTGTACTCCTGCTGCAAAAGCAGCCACAAGGAAATGGCTTCCTGACTTTGCCCCTTCATGGGCTCTTTTCAGAGAGCTGCCCAGAAGTGCCCAGAGCTGCATGCCAGGCACTCTGCTGTTTCTCTTTCATTTCTTTGATACAGTAACCTCACATTATTACCACATAattttactttctgtttcaca of the Melospiza melodia melodia isolate bMelMel2 chromosome 4, bMelMel2.pri, whole genome shotgun sequence genome contains:
- the PPARA gene encoding peroxisome proliferator-activated receptor alpha; its protein translation is MVDTENQLYPLTPLEEEDIDSPLSGEFLQDMESIQDLSQSLGDDSSGALSLTEFQSLGNGPGSDGSVITDTLSPASSPSSINFATAPGSIDESSSGALNIECRICGDKASGYHYGVHACEGCKGFFRRTIRLKLIYDKCDRNCKIQKKNRNKCQYCRFQKCLSVGMSHNAIRFGRMPRSEKAKLKAEILTGENYVEDSEMADLKSLAKRIHDAYLKNFNMNKVKARIILAGKTNNNPPFVIHDMDTLCMAEKTLVAKLVANGIQNKEAEVRIFHCCQCTSVETVTELTEFAKSIPGFSSLDLNDQVTLLKYGVYEAIFAMLASVMNKDGMLVAYGNGFITREFLKSLRKPFCDIMEPKFDFAMKFNALDLDDSDISLFVAAIICCGDRPGLVNVGHIEKMQESIVHVLKLHLQNNHPDDTFLFPKLLQKMADLRQLVTEHAQLVQIIKKTESDAHLHPLLQEIYRDMY